GAGGAGATGGTCAAGGCCGGCGTGATGCAGGCCGGCGAGGGCCTGCATCCGACCAGCAGGGGCGCGCGGGTCAAATATGCCGGCGGGCAGGGCACGGTGACCCACGGGCCGTTCGGCCCGAGCGGCGATCTGGTCTGCGGCTTCTGGCTGATCGAGACCAAATCGCTGGATGAAGCGATCGGCTGGATGAAGCGCGCGCCGTTCGGCGGCGGCTCCGAGATCGAGATCCGTCAGGTGTTCGCCGCGGAGGATTTCGGCGAGGCGCTGACGCCCGAACTGCGCGAGCAGGAAGAGCGCCTGCGTGCGCAGGCAGGCCAAAAGTGATACCCGACGTCATTCCACGATATCGCTCCGGCGCACGGCGCGGACGACATGACCATGGTCGCAGGTCATGGATTCCCGGCCTGTGTCTGGTGAAGCATCCTGGAGTGACGAGCGTGAAGATTGCGCGTGATTCAACCGACAAGGAAATCCAACCAATGCGCTTCATGATGCTGATGATCCCGCTCGGCTACGAGTCCGCGCCGGCCAAGCTCGAGCTCGACCCCGAACGGGTCGCCGCGATGATGCGGTACAATCAGGCGCTGAAGGACGCCGGCGTG
The window above is part of the Bradyrhizobium sp. PSBB068 genome. Proteins encoded here:
- a CDS encoding YciI family protein, with the protein product MKFMVIVKANKDTEAGVMPSTEMLAAMGKFNEEMVKAGVMQAGEGLHPTSRGARVKYAGGQGTVTHGPFGPSGDLVCGFWLIETKSLDEAIGWMKRAPFGGGSEIEIRQVFAAEDFGEALTPELREQEERLRAQAGQK